A single region of the Chelmon rostratus isolate fCheRos1 chromosome 5, fCheRos1.pri, whole genome shotgun sequence genome encodes:
- the adra2b gene encoding alpha-2B adrenergic receptor produces MASVPDSGCSMELNSWNSSGSGAGPSVPCNQSILKLAPYSPEATAAFATAITLMVVFTIVGNIMVIIAVLTSRSLRGPQNLFLVSLAAADILVATLIIPFSLANELLGYWYFKSLWCEIYLALDVLFCTSSIVHLCAISLDRYLSISRVTYGRQRTPKRIKAAIVVVWLISAIISFPPLLSLNKSEGGDQASERGPQCQLNDERWYILYSTIGSFFAPCLIMILVYVRIYQIAKQRTRCPPGEPRKDGIGCATPSQPPRHVQANGKDDEESTPPSSNKTSNARPPTLAITPSPSLGESQTSQNPTSNNLLQPPSPSPAMTPVTASLDTSPRDPSTPSSVPQSAPTKTKEKGKKGKRQGGKKADNNNGDSSSTESDMEHSHGGGRGSTSMPGSPAGGGIHSPASVKRYRDMIATSKGARLVPGRKSKIENNPGAARRKAMVNREKRFTFVLAVVIGVFVVCWFPFFFSYSLQAVCPETCAIPDPLFTFFFWIGYCNSSLNPVIYTIFNKDFRKAFKKILCRGTKGTFF; encoded by the coding sequence ATGGCCTCGGTTCCGGACAGCGGCTGCTCCATGGAGCTGAACAGCTGGAACAGCAGCGGGAGCGGCGCCGGACCCTCAGTCCCCTGCAACCAGAGCATCCTGAAGCTCGCCCCTTACTCCCCCGAAGCCACGGCGGCCTTTGCCACAGCCATAACCCTGATGGTCGTCTTCACCATCGTGGGGAACATCATGGTCATCATCGCTGTGCTGACCAGCCGGTCACTCCGAGGTCCGCAGAACCTGTTCTTAGTgtcactggctgctgcagacATTTTAGTGGCTACACTCATCATCCCCTTTTCCCTGGCCAATGAACTGCTGGGCTACTGGTACTTTAAGTCTCTGTGGTGTGAGATCTACCTGGCGCTGGATGTGCTATTCTGCACCTCGTCCATCGTGCACCTGTGCGCCATCTCACTGGACCGCTACCTGTCCATTTCCAGGGTTACTTACGGGCGTCAGCGGACTCCCAAACGCATCAAAGCCGCTATTGTGGTGGTGTGGCTCATCTCTGCCAtcatctccttccctcccctgcTCTCACTCAACAAAAGCGAGGGAGGGGACCAGGCGAGTGAGAGGGGACCTCAGTGCCAGCTGAATGATGAGCGGTGGTACATCCTTTACTCCACCATCGGCTCCTTCTTTGCTCCATGCCTCATCATGATCCTGGTCTACGTCAGAATCTACCAAATTGCCAAGCAGAGGACGCGCTGCCCCCCAGGAGAGCCCAGGAAGGATGGGATCGGCTGTGCTACGCCAAGTCAGCCTCCGCGACATGTACAAGCCAATGGGAAGGATGATGAAGAAAGCACACCCCCTTCATCCAACAAAACCTCCAATGCCAGACCCCCAACCCTCGCCATTACCCCATCTCCTTCCCTAGGAGAGTCTCAAACTTCCCAGAATCCCACCTCCAATAATCTCCTGCAGCCCCCATCCCCTTCTCCAGCCATGACCCCTGTCACAGCGTCTCTTGACACCTCTCCCCGCGACCCATCAACCCCCTCCTCTGTGCCTCAGTCTGCCCCCACCAAGACTAAAGAGAAGGGGAAGAAGGGCAAGCggcagggagggaaaaaagctGACAATAACAATGGCGACAGCTCGAGCACAGAGAGCGATATGGAGCACAGCCATGGAGGAGGCCGAGGCAGCACCAGCATGCCGGGGTCACCTGCAGGAGGGGGCATCCACTCCCCGGCCTCAGTCAAGCGCTACCGGGACATGATCGCCACTTCAAAGGGGGCTCGGCTGGTGCCGGGGAGGAAGTCAAAAATAGAGAACAACCCCGGAGCAGCGAGGCGTAAAGCGATGGTCAACAGAGAGAAACGTTTCACCTTTGTGCTGGCGGTGGTCATCGGTGTCTTTGTGGTGTGCTGGTTCCCGTTCTTCTTCTCCTACTCTCTGCAGGCAGTTTGTCCAGAGACGTGCGCCATCCCCGATCCACTctttacatttttcttctgGATCGGTTACTGCAACTCCTCCCTCAACCCAGTCATATACACCATCTTCAACAAAGACTTCAGGAAGGCCTTCAAAAAGATATTGTGCAGAGGCACCAAGGGTACTTTCTTTTAG
- the dusp2 gene encoding dual specificity protein phosphatase 2 has protein sequence MTSSSDALEITGNELVHILRTPRDQYTSAGCVVLDCRPFLDFSFAHICESRNVNWNSMLRRRSKSSVVALEWLIPDKSLLGRLRRGEFSPVVVVDERSLSVAELKAESVAQMLLTALQNEVQTQVCFLQGGFEGFSEAYPELCYNSASSHLSTAEPEPTVTGRRTPAYDQDGPVELLPFLFLGSAIHSSRRETLAAAGITAVLNVSSTCPNFYEGEFQYLRLTVEDSLAADIRACFSTAIAFIDSVKQSGGRVLVHCQAGISRSATICLAYLMHTQRVKLDEAFDFVKRRRHVISPNLAFMGQLLQFETDVLCQG, from the exons ATGACTTCAAGCAGCGACGCTTTGGAAATAACTGGCAATGAGCTGGTTCACATACTAAGGACCCCCCGGGACCAGTACACCTCTGCTGGGTGTGTAGTGCTGGACTGCAGGCCTTTTCTCGATTTTTCTTTTGCGCACATTTGCGAGTCCCGAAACGTGAACTGGAACTCGATGCTGCGCCGCAGATCCAAGAGCTCGGTGGTGGCTCTGGAGTGGCTCATCCCGGACAAGTCGCTCCTGGGCCGGCTGCGCCGCGGGGAGTTCTCcccggtggtggtggtggatgaGCGCAGCCTCTCCGTGGCCGAGCTGAAGGCAGAGAGTGTGGCCCAAATGCTGCTCACCGCCCTGCAAAACGAGGTTCAGACGCAGGTCTGCTTTCTACAAG GTGGATTTGAGGGATTTTCAGAGGCCTATCCGGAGCTCTGTTACAACTCTGCCAGCAGTCACCTCTCTACAGCGGAACCAGAGCCAACAGTGACGGGGAGGAGGACACCAGCATACGACCAG GATGgtccagtggagctgctgccCTTCCTGTTTTTGGGCAGTGCCATTCACTCCTCCCGCAGAGAGACCCTGGCAGCAGCGGGCATCACGGCCGTGCTCAACGTTTCCTCCACATGCCCCAACTTCTACGAGGGAGAGTTTCAGTACCTGCGGCTCACTGTGGAGGACAGCCTCGCCGCTGACATCAGAGCCTGCTTCTCCACAGCCATAGCCTTCATCG ACTCAGTGAAGCAGAGTGGTGGTCGGGTGCTGGTGCACTGCCAGGCAGGTATCTCCCGCTCCGCCACCATCTGTCTGGCCTACCTCATGCACACGCAGCGCGTCAAGCTGGACGAGGCCTTTGACTTTGTGAAGCGGCGGCGTCACGTCATCTCCCCCAACCTGGCCTTCATgggacagctgctgcagtttgagacTGACGTCCTCTGCCAGGGGTGA